One Erpetoichthys calabaricus chromosome 9, fErpCal1.3, whole genome shotgun sequence genomic region harbors:
- the LOC114658172 gene encoding apolipoprotein A-IV-like — protein sequence MEKMFVKFGFCFLSLALTTGYPAYYSPEMVDRDEIRGYFSDISNQAEEKNDKTPSSETFKTEYGVWKSSLENLNLYKEHIHQRLTPFTIELHNKLILDSDKLRAQISKELRELQEKLFPYVDNVHQKISQNVAEIQDHLTPYVSKLNTVINQNGEDICKQFNLYTKELESTLQEEYHTKLPGNNEVLQGIVQIIENSYLRVNPVFEEFKEKAKQAFAEAREHVIFSNEDDHKEVERHTDELFHQLVENLEDLKTNVQRGMSTTYMFASEVNIKNRESSGQPNSIYNDGVLRLKREKITEFCENYSKYTEQFRQRIEENFTELKYGRSPYFTKAKENVHALQGDFSAKLSSLLDDIHQNLN from the exons atggaaaaaatgtttgtcAAGTTTGGATTCTGCTTTCTTTCCCTGGCTCTCACAACAG gaTATCCAGCTTATTACAGCCCTGAAATGGTTGACAGGGATGAAATACGGGGTTATTTTAGTGACATAAGTAACCaggctgaagagaaaaatgataaGACTCCATCTTCAGAAACATTTAAGACAGAATA tGGTGTATGGAAATCAAGCCTTGAAAACCTAAATCTGTACAAGGAACATATCCATCAAAGGCTGACACCTTTCACTATTGAGCTCCACAACAAGTTGATTTTAGACTCTGACAAGCTGCGTGCACAGATATCCAAGGAACTACGTGAACTTCAGGAGAAACTGTTTCCATATGTTGATAATGTTCACcagaaaatatcacaaaatgttGCTGAAATCCAGGATCATCTCACACCATATGTTAGTAAACTGAACACTGTTATAAACCAGAATGGTGAAGACATTTGCAAGCAGTTCAACCTCTATACCAAGGAACTAGAGAGCACATTGCAAGAAGAATACCACACAAAACTCCCTGGCAACAATGAGGTTCTCCAGGGGATTGTTCAAATCATAGAGAACAGCTATCTAAGAGTAAATCCTGTTTTTGAAGAGTTTAAGGAGAAAGCCAAACAGGCTTTTGCAGAAGCAAGAGAACATGTCATTTTCAGCAATGAGGATGATCATAAAGAAGTAGAAAGACATACTGATGAATTGTTTCACCAGCTTGTGGAAAACTTGGAAGATCTAAAAACGAATGTTCAGAGAGGAATGTCAACTACATATATGTTTGCTTCGGAAGTCAATATAAAAAACAGAGAGAGTTCTGGTCAGCCTAACAGCATTTACAATGATGGTGTTCTAAGGCTGAAAAGGGAGAAAATAACCGAGTTCTGTGAAAATTACTCAAAATATACTGAGCAGTTCAGGCAGAGGATTGAGGAAAACTTTACTGAGTTGAAATATGGAAGATCTCCTTATTTTACTAAAGCAAAGGAAAATGTACATGCCTTACAAGGAGATTTTTCTGCAAAGCTGAGTTCCTTATTAGATGACATCCACCAAAACCTAAACTGA